A single Argentina anserina chromosome 7, drPotAnse1.1, whole genome shotgun sequence DNA region contains:
- the LOC126801482 gene encoding flap endonuclease GEN-like 1, producing MGVGGKFWDLLKPYARHEGFDFLRNKRVAVDLSFWIVQHEAAIKARARSPHLRLTFFRTINLFAKFGAFPVFVVDGNPSHLKSQVRIARFFGVSGIDSSSLPVAEDGISAERNRKFTKHVQECVELLELLGIPVLKAKGEAEALCGQLNLEGDVDACITSDSDALLFGAKCVIKSFQSNSKEPFECYYMSDIEAGLGLKRKHMIAIALLVGNDHDLNGVQGIGLDTALRFVQTFSEDEILNRLRDIGNGDASLFQGGIQYMDDNVLRSAVSSVSSKIYHCSFCGHPGGRKVHSKSSCGYCVTNMGEGCLKKPEGFRCICSSCDMDRKGKDQKKQENWRLKVLKEIAPEPNFPNEEIIEMYLCNKHGYFNANEGPCISWERPKTELLVNFLAFHQMWEPSYIRQMMLPMLSTIYLRDMAENPVNSLLYGQYEFDSIHRLKIRNGHQVFVVQWKKAALTMNSVTPTNRKEESDILRDDVIEVDEGTVWDEFDVPKICNSDGCYFLLTDENMDLVQAAFPEEVDRFFKDKELKELKRRKASLMPETPAKPKGVQLNITEFYRSTKTKKLETGGEDLTQISVCQNAETSKEKRKPSSSNLPKSVRRRLLFD from the exons ATGGGTGTGGGCGGTAAATTCTGGGACTTGCTTAAACCCTATGCCCGCCACGAGGGTTTTGATTTCTTGAGGAACAAGCGCGTGGCTGTCGACCTCTCCTTCTGGATTGTGCAGCATGAAGCCGCTATCAAGGCGCGTGCTCGAAGCCCCCATTTGAGGCTCACCTTCTTCCGCACCATCAATCTCTTCGCCAAg TTTGGAGCATTTCCGGTCTTTGTGGTTGATGGAAACCCATCACATCTGAAGTCACAGGTGAGGATTGCACGATTCTTTGGGGTTTCTGGTATTGATTCGTCAAGTTTGCCTGTGGCTGAAGATGGAATTTCAGCTGAGAGGAACAGAAAATTTACAAAGCATGTTCAAGAATGTGTG GAACTACTTGAACTACTCGGAATACCTGTTTTAAAGGCAAAAGGAGAGGCTGAAGCACTGTGTGGTCAGCTAAATCTCGAAGGTGATGTAGATGCTTGCATCACATCTGATAGTGATGCGTTACTCTTTGGGGCTAAATGTGTGATAAAAAGCTTTCAATCCAATTCAAAG GAACCATTTGAATGTTACTATATGTCAGATATTGAAGCCGGTCTAGGTTTGAAAAGGAAACATATGATTGCTATTGCTCTTTTGGTTGGAAATGACCATGATTTGAATGGAGTGCAAGGTATTGGACTAGATACAGCTCTTCGCTTTGTCCAGACTTTTAGTGAAGATGAAATACTGAATAG GTTACGAGATATAGGCAATGGTGATGCTTCACTGTTTCAAGGCGGTATCCAATACATGGATGATAATGTACTCCGTTCAGCTGTGAGCTCGGTGTCTTCAAAAATTTATCATTGTTCATTCTGTGGGCATCCTGGCGGCAGAAAAGTGCATTCGAAGTCTTCCTGTGGATATTGTGTCACCAACATGGGTGAGGGTTGCTTGAAAAAACCAGAGGGGTTCAGATGCATTTGCTCATCCTGTGATATG GATCGTAAGGGAAAAGATCAGAAAAAGCAGGAAAATTGGCGACTGAAAGTTCTCAAGGAAATTGCACCGGAGCCTAATTTTCCCAATGAAGAGATAATTGAAATGTATTTGTGCAACAAACACGGTTACTTCAATG CAAATGAGGGCCCTTGCATATCCTGGGAAAGACCAAAAACTGAACTGCTGGTTAATTTTTTAGCTTTTCATCAGATGTGGGAACCATCTTATATTCGCCAGATGATGCTTCCTATGTTGTCTACCATTTATTTGAGGGACATGGCTGAAAATCCTGTAAACAGTTTGTTGTATGGGCAATATGAGTTTGATTCCATTCATcgtttgaaaataagaaatggTCATCAAGTCTTTGTGGTCCAGTGGAAAAAGGCTGCACTGACAATGAATTCAGTCACTCCTACAAATCGTAAAGAGGAGTCAGATATCCTACGAGATGATGTTATTGAAGTTGATGAAGGCACTGTATGGGACGAGTTTGATGTCCCTAAGATTTGTAACAGTGATGGGTGCTACTTTTTGCTAACAGATGAGAATATGGACCTTGTCCAGGCCGCATTTCCAGAGGAAGTTGACAGATTTTTCAAAGATAAG GAACTGAAAGAacttaaaagaagaaaagccaGTTTAATGCCAGAAACACCGGCAAAACCAAAAGGTGTGCAGCTAAATATTACAGAGTTCTACCGCTCtaccaaaacaaagaaactggAGACAGGTGGAGAAGATCTTACCCAGATCAGTGTGTGTCAGAATGCTGAAACTagtaaagaaaagagaaaaccaTCTAGTTCAAATCTTCCCAAGTCTGTAAGACGCCGTCTTTTGTTCGACTGA